One genomic region from Jilunia laotingensis encodes:
- a CDS encoding RluA family pseudouridine synthase produces the protein MTVIYEDNHIIVVNKTASEIVQGDKTGDTPLSETVKLYLKEKYAKAGNVFIGVTHRLDRPVSGLVVFAKTSKALPRLNEMFKNGEVKKTYWAIVKNAPKEPEGELVHYLVRNERQNKSYASDREVPNSKKAILNYRLIGRSQNYFLLEVDLKTGRHHQIRCQLAKIGCPIKGDLKYGFPRSNPDGSICLHARHVSFIHPVSKKLIELDAPVPEGNLWNGFEMI, from the coding sequence ATGACCGTCATATACGAAGACAATCATATAATTGTAGTCAATAAGACTGCTTCCGAGATTGTTCAGGGAGACAAAACGGGCGATACTCCTCTCTCAGAAACTGTCAAGCTGTATTTGAAAGAGAAGTATGCAAAAGCCGGAAATGTCTTTATCGGTGTCACTCACCGGCTGGATCGGCCCGTAAGCGGTCTTGTTGTTTTTGCTAAAACCAGTAAGGCACTTCCGCGATTGAATGAAATGTTCAAGAATGGTGAGGTGAAAAAGACTTATTGGGCTATTGTGAAAAATGCTCCAAAAGAACCGGAAGGGGAGTTGGTGCATTATCTGGTACGCAATGAAAGGCAAAATAAGAGTTACGCATCTGATAGGGAGGTGCCAAATAGTAAAAAAGCTATTCTGAACTACCGTCTCATCGGGCGTTCACAGAATTATTTTCTTCTGGAAGTAGACTTGAAAACAGGGCGGCATCATCAGATCCGATGCCAGTTGGCGAAGATAGGTTGTCCTATTAAAGGGGATCTGAAATATGGATTTCCACGATCGAATCCGGATGGTAGCATTTGTCTCCATGCGCGTCATGTGAGCTTCATTCATCCGGTATCTAAGAAATTGATTGAACTCGATGCTCCTGTGCCGGAGGGGAA
- the fabG gene encoding 3-oxoacyl-[acyl-carrier-protein] reductase — MGLLDGKTAIVTGAARGIGKAIALKFASEGANIAFTDLVIDENAQNTARELEAMGVKAKGYASNAANFEDTAKVVEEIHKDFGRIDILVNNAGITRDGLMMRMSEQQWDMVINVNLKSAFNFIHACTPVMMRQKAGSIINMASVVGVHGNAGQANYAASKAGMIALAKSIAQELGSRGIRANAIAPGFILTDMTAALSDEVRAEWAKKIPLRRGGTPEDVANIATFLASDMSSYVSGQVIQVDGGMNM, encoded by the coding sequence ATGGGATTATTAGACGGAAAGACAGCTATCGTAACCGGTGCTGCTCGTGGTATTGGTAAAGCTATCGCTTTAAAATTCGCTTCTGAGGGAGCAAACATTGCTTTTACTGACTTGGTGATCGATGAAAATGCACAAAACACAGCAAGAGAATTAGAAGCAATGGGCGTAAAAGCCAAAGGATATGCTTCGAATGCGGCGAATTTTGAAGATACTGCTAAAGTGGTAGAAGAAATCCATAAAGATTTTGGTCGTATTGATATTCTGGTAAATAACGCCGGTATCACACGTGACGGGTTGATGATGCGTATGAGCGAACAACAGTGGGATATGGTTATCAACGTCAATCTGAAATCTGCTTTTAATTTTATTCATGCTTGTACTCCGGTGATGATGCGTCAGAAGGCAGGTAGTATTATTAATATGGCATCTGTTGTGGGCGTTCATGGCAATGCAGGGCAAGCCAACTATGCTGCTTCAAAAGCCGGTATGATCGCATTGGCCAAATCCATTGCACAGGAATTGGGTTCACGTGGTATTCGTGCGAATGCCATTGCTCCGGGATTTATTCTTACCGACATGACGGCTGCACTATCTGATGAAGTAAGAGCTGAATGGGCAAAAAAGATTCCTTTGCGTCGTGGTGGTACGCCCGAAGATGTGGCTAACATTGCAACATTCTTGGCTTCTGACATGTCTTCATATGTATCCGGCCAGGTGATTCAGGTAGATGGCGGTATGAATATGTAA
- a CDS encoding tetratricopeptide repeat protein — protein sequence MKRIQIFLAGAFIATGSLFAQSSDAEWQAGLARMKSLVQTDPGQASDEAEQLLKGKNKKNPELVIAVARVFLDAGNLAESEEYLALAKKADNKSAAVSLLEGDIALAKKETGVACQMYEQAIYFNPKNEQAYLKLADIYKGANPQQAIEKLEQLKSVDPSNILADKKLAEVYYMNNDFDKATDAYARFIDTPEATEDDMVRYAFALFLNHKFERSLEIVNMGLKRNAHHAAFNRLAMYNYTDLKRFDEAEKAADVFFTEADKVDYSYLDYMYYGHLLSALKKYDEAVVQYQKAIELDNTKTELWREISDAYEQKNDYTNAILAYQKYYQSLPANEQTPDLQFQVGKLYYGKGTQSDTLTVSFDERKAALAAADSVFTIIAAAAPDSYLGNFWRARTNSALDPETTQGLAKPYYEEVVTFLTDKNDPRYNSALIECYSYLGYYYLVANKLPESKEYWNKILAIDPANATAKRALDGIK from the coding sequence ATGAAACGAATTCAAATCTTTTTAGCAGGGGCATTTATAGCAACCGGTTCGCTTTTTGCGCAATCGAGTGATGCCGAATGGCAAGCGGGACTTGCCAGAATGAAGAGTCTGGTTCAAACCGATCCGGGGCAGGCGTCGGACGAAGCAGAACAATTATTGAAAGGAAAGAATAAGAAAAACCCTGAATTGGTGATAGCAGTTGCACGTGTCTTTTTGGATGCGGGGAACTTGGCGGAGTCAGAAGAATATCTGGCGCTTGCTAAGAAGGCGGACAATAAGTCTGCAGCTGTTTCGCTGTTGGAAGGGGACATCGCTTTGGCGAAAAAAGAGACTGGTGTGGCTTGTCAGATGTATGAGCAAGCTATTTACTTTAATCCTAAGAATGAGCAGGCTTATCTTAAGCTGGCAGATATTTATAAAGGTGCCAATCCACAGCAAGCGATAGAAAAATTGGAACAATTGAAGTCGGTTGATCCTTCTAACATACTTGCCGATAAGAAACTCGCAGAAGTGTATTATATGAATAATGATTTCGACAAGGCTACTGATGCCTATGCACGTTTCATCGATACACCGGAAGCAACGGAGGATGATATGGTCAGATATGCTTTTGCCCTTTTCCTGAATCATAAGTTTGAAAGATCTCTTGAAATAGTTAATATGGGATTGAAGCGAAATGCTCATCATGCCGCTTTCAACCGTTTGGCAATGTATAATTATACAGATCTGAAACGTTTCGATGAAGCAGAAAAGGCAGCGGATGTGTTTTTTACTGAAGCTGATAAGGTGGATTACTCTTATTTAGATTATATGTATTATGGACATCTACTTAGTGCGCTGAAGAAATATGATGAAGCAGTTGTTCAATATCAGAAGGCGATTGAGTTGGATAATACTAAGACAGAATTATGGCGTGAAATATCCGATGCCTATGAGCAAAAGAATGATTATACGAATGCTATTCTGGCCTATCAAAAATACTATCAATCTCTACCTGCCAATGAGCAGACACCCGATTTACAGTTTCAGGTAGGTAAACTTTATTACGGAAAGGGTACACAAAGTGATACGCTTACCGTAAGTTTTGATGAGAGAAAAGCTGCTCTTGCAGCAGCCGATTCTGTATTTACTATAATTGCGGCAGCTGCACCGGATAGTTATTTGGGAAATTTCTGGCGCGCACGTACTAATTCGGCACTTGATCCGGAAACGACGCAAGGTCTTGCAAAACCTTATTATGAAGAGGTGGTCACATTTTTGACCGACAAGAACGACCCGCGTTACAATTCCGCACTGATTGAATGTTACAGTTATCTTGGATATTATTATCTGGTAGCAAACAAACTGCCCGAATCCAAAGAGTACTGGAATAAAATCCTGGCTATAGACCCCGCTAATGCTACCGCAAAAAGGGCATTGGATGGCATCAAATAG
- a CDS encoding PstS family phosphate ABC transporter substrate-binding protein, whose translation MMKKQFWLIGICVLGMLAACNRKPKDGLTDTYTSGVIEIAADESFQPIVQEEIDVFEGTFPLAGIVPLYTTEVDAVNLLLKDSVRLAITTRTLTAEEMNSFHSRKFYPREIKLATDGLALIVNRQNPDSLISVNDIRRILTGEVKNWKEIYPKSPLKEIRVVFDNRNSSTVRFATDSICGGKSLSTTEVKALRTNQQVIDYVAQTPDAIGVIGVNWLGNRSDTTNFSFRDEIRIMFVSAEQKATLENSYRPYQAYLYYGNYPLARPIYILLNDPRNSLPWGFASFLTSDRGQRIILKSGLVPATQPVRIVDVKDE comes from the coding sequence ATGATGAAGAAACAGTTTTGGCTAATTGGTATTTGTGTTTTGGGTATGTTGGCTGCTTGCAATCGCAAACCCAAAGACGGATTGACGGATACATATACGTCTGGGGTAATAGAAATAGCTGCGGACGAAAGCTTCCAACCGATTGTACAAGAAGAGATCGATGTATTTGAAGGAACATTTCCTTTAGCTGGAATTGTACCTCTTTATACCACGGAAGTGGATGCTGTTAATTTACTTTTGAAAGATAGCGTGCGTTTAGCCATTACTACTCGCACATTGACAGCAGAAGAGATGAACTCTTTCCACAGTCGTAAATTCTACCCGCGGGAAATAAAGTTGGCCACTGATGGGTTGGCTTTGATTGTGAACCGTCAAAATCCTGATTCATTAATTAGCGTAAACGATATCCGTAGAATACTGACCGGAGAAGTTAAAAACTGGAAGGAAATCTACCCGAAATCTCCGTTAAAGGAGATTCGGGTAGTTTTCGACAATCGGAATTCAAGTACCGTGCGATTTGCTACAGATTCTATCTGTGGTGGTAAATCTCTTTCAACCACGGAGGTGAAAGCATTGCGGACGAACCAGCAAGTGATCGATTATGTAGCTCAAACTCCCGATGCAATTGGGGTAATTGGGGTCAACTGGTTGGGTAATCGAAGTGATACAACGAATTTTTCTTTTCGTGATGAAATCAGGATAATGTTTGTCAGTGCTGAGCAGAAGGCTACTCTTGAGAACAGCTATCGACCTTATCAAGCTTATTTGTATTATGGAAATTATCCTTTGGCACGGCCTATTTATATTTTATTGAACGATCCTCGTAACTCATTGCCTTGGGGATTTGCTTCTTTTTTAACTTCCGACAGAGGGCAGCGGATTATATTGAAATCCGGACTTGTTCCGGCCACTCAACCTGTAAGGATAGTGGATGTAAAAGACGAATAA
- a CDS encoding energy transducer TonB, which translates to MAKIDLTSPEWCELIFKGKNKAYGAFKMREDSPKRHNLAMLIVLIIALVGFSIPTLVKIATPKQKEVMTEVTTLSQLEEPEVKQEEMKRVEPVAPPPPALKSSIKFTAPVIKKDEEVHEDDEIKSQNELTETKVAISIADVKGNDEANGKDIADLKQVVTQAEPEPEKVFDMVEQMPTFPGGNTELMKYLSEHIKYPVMAQENGTEGRVIVQFVVEKDGTIAEAHVARGVDPYLDKEALRVVQSMPRWIPGKQNGKAVRVKYTVPVMFKLQ; encoded by the coding sequence ATGGCAAAAATAGATTTGACCTCTCCTGAATGGTGTGAGCTGATATTCAAAGGCAAGAATAAGGCGTATGGTGCTTTCAAGATGCGCGAGGATTCACCTAAACGCCATAATTTGGCGATGTTAATCGTTTTGATTATTGCGTTGGTTGGTTTCAGTATCCCGACGCTTGTGAAGATTGCTACTCCTAAGCAAAAAGAGGTAATGACCGAAGTTACCACGCTTTCGCAATTGGAAGAACCGGAAGTGAAACAGGAGGAAATGAAGCGGGTAGAACCGGTTGCTCCTCCTCCACCGGCATTGAAAAGTTCCATCAAGTTTACGGCACCTGTCATCAAAAAGGACGAAGAAGTGCATGAAGATGATGAAATTAAAAGCCAGAATGAACTGACGGAAACCAAAGTTGCAATCTCCATTGCTGATGTCAAAGGTAATGATGAAGCAAACGGTAAAGATATCGCTGATCTCAAGCAGGTAGTGACTCAGGCGGAACCTGAACCGGAGAAAGTATTCGATATGGTTGAGCAGATGCCAACATTCCCCGGTGGAAATACCGAATTGATGAAATACCTTTCTGAGCATATTAAGTATCCGGTTATGGCACAGGAGAATGGAACGGAAGGACGAGTTATTGTTCAGTTCGTGGTTGAAAAAGATGGTACAATAGCTGAAGCCCACGTAGCCCGTGGAGTCGATCCTTATTTGGACAAGGAAGCTCTTCGTGTTGTCCAGAGCATGCCTCGCTGGATACCAGGCAAGCAGAATGGTAAGGCTGTGAGAGTGAAATATACGGTACCGGTAATGTTTAAGTTGCAGTAA
- a CDS encoding ExbD/TolR family protein, whose amino-acid sequence MGRAKIKKKSTFIDMTAMSDVTVLLLTFFMLTSTFVKKEPVQVTTPSSVSDIKIPEKNILSILVDPKGKIFMSMDKQSDMKEVLENMAKEYGITFTPEQEKKFALSPTFGVPMKSMKTFLDLPSDKQDAILKNEGIPCDSLDNQFKAWVRNARAVNSDLRIAIKADQDTPYAVIKKVMNSLQDLRENRYNLITSLKTTSEN is encoded by the coding sequence ATGGGTAGAGCAAAAATTAAAAAGAAAAGTACGTTCATCGATATGACGGCGATGAGTGACGTTACGGTATTGCTGTTGACTTTTTTTATGCTGACTTCTACGTTCGTAAAAAAGGAACCGGTACAGGTGACTACTCCGTCTTCTGTTTCTGACATTAAGATTCCTGAAAAGAATATTCTTTCTATCTTGGTTGATCCTAAAGGAAAGATTTTTATGAGTATGGATAAACAATCGGATATGAAGGAGGTACTGGAAAATATGGCTAAGGAATACGGAATAACTTTCACTCCCGAACAAGAGAAGAAATTTGCACTTTCGCCTACTTTTGGGGTACCGATGAAGAGTATGAAAACTTTTCTCGATTTGCCGTCCGATAAGCAAGATGCTATATTGAAGAATGAAGGGATTCCTTGTGATAGTCTTGACAATCAATTTAAGGCATGGGTGCGCAATGCACGTGCTGTAAATTCTGATTTGCGTATTGCAATTAAGGCTGACCAGGATACTCCGTATGCTGTGATTAAAAAAGTAATGAACTCGCTTCAGGACCTCAGAGAAAATAGATACAATCTTATCACTTCTCTGAAAACTACTTCTGAAAACTAA
- a CDS encoding TetR/AcrR family transcriptional regulator, with protein sequence MTVSKTKARLVDVARQLFAKMGVENTTMNDIALASKKGRRTLYTYFKSKDEIYLAVVESELDILSDMMKRVADKDISPDKKIIEMIYTRLDAVKEVVYRNGTLRAYFFRDIWRVEKVRKKFDTKEVLLFKGVLQEGNDKGVFHIDDIDMTANLVHYCVKGIEVPYIRGQIGADLDMETRKKYVANIVFGALHRTEI encoded by the coding sequence ATGACCGTATCAAAAACAAAAGCCAGATTAGTAGATGTCGCCCGTCAATTATTTGCCAAGATGGGGGTTGAGAATACCACGATGAATGATATCGCGCTTGCATCTAAGAAAGGTAGAAGAACACTTTATACTTATTTTAAAAGTAAAGACGAGATTTATCTGGCAGTTGTGGAATCTGAGTTGGACATATTGTCGGATATGATGAAACGGGTGGCTGATAAGGATATTTCTCCGGACAAGAAGATTATTGAGATGATCTACACGCGGTTGGATGCGGTGAAAGAGGTGGTATACAGGAATGGTACATTGCGTGCGTACTTCTTCCGTGATATATGGAGAGTGGAGAAGGTTCGTAAGAAGTTTGATACCAAAGAAGTATTGCTTTTCAAAGGCGTTTTGCAAGAAGGCAACGACAAAGGCGTTTTTCATATTGATGACATCGATATGACGGCTAATTTGGTGCATTATTGTGTGAAAGGTATTGAGGTTCCTTATATCCGGGGCCAGATAGGAGCTGATTTGGATATGGAAACCCGTAAGAAATATGTGGCCAACATAGTGTTTGGTGCATTACATAGAACAGAAATTTAA
- a CDS encoding ExbD/TolR family protein has translation MSAEVQESGKKKKGSKQKKMAVRVDFTPMVDMNMLLITFFMLCTSLSKPQTMEISMPSNDKNITEEQQSKVKASQAITLLLGSDDKLYYYEGEPNYKDYSSLKETTYKPDGLRAVLLKKNAAAVREVNDLKQQKLELKISDEDFKKRLSEIKSGKNTPTVIIKATDEASYKNLIDALDEMQICNIGKYVITDIAEADQFLMKNYESKGELSQNIAE, from the coding sequence ATGAGTGCTGAAGTACAAGAAAGCGGTAAAAAGAAGAAGGGCAGCAAACAGAAAAAGATGGCTGTAAGAGTAGACTTTACTCCGATGGTCGATATGAACATGTTGCTGATTACATTCTTTATGCTTTGTACCTCTCTGAGTAAACCTCAGACGATGGAAATAAGTATGCCGAGTAACGACAAAAATATCACTGAAGAACAGCAAAGTAAAGTGAAAGCTTCACAAGCTATTACGCTGTTACTAGGTAGTGATGACAAACTTTATTATTATGAAGGTGAACCTAACTATAAGGATTATAGCTCGTTGAAAGAGACGACATATAAACCTGATGGTTTGCGGGCTGTTCTATTAAAGAAAAATGCTGCGGCTGTTCGCGAAGTGAACGATCTGAAACAACAAAAATTGGAACTTAAAATATCAGATGAAGATTTTAAAAAGCGGCTTTCCGAGATAAAAAGTGGAAAGAATACGCCTACGGTCATTATTAAGGCTACGGATGAAGCTTCTTATAAGAATCTGATTGATGCTCTCGATGAAATGCAGATATGTAATATTGGTAAGTATGTGATTACAGATATCGCCGAAGCCGACCAATTTCTGATGAAGAATTATGAGTCGAAAGGTGAATTGTCACAGAATATTGCCGAATGA
- a CDS encoding MotA/TolQ/ExbB proton channel family protein has product METTQKKNASFKGIKSAGLVIICCFIIAVCIYHFLLGNPSNFMNNDPNNHPLPGNFLGTIYKGGVIVPVIQTLLLTVLALSIERYFALRSAFGKGSLVKFVANIKNALATGSLQKAQEICDNQRGSVANVVTATLRKYDEMDKDSSLSKDQKLVAIQKELEEATALELPMMEQNLPIIGTITTLGTLMGLLGTVIGMIRSFAALAAGGSADSMALSQGISEALINTAFGILTGALAVISYNYFTNKIDKLTYSLDEVGFSIVQTFAATHK; this is encoded by the coding sequence ATGGAAACTACTCAAAAAAAGAATGCCTCTTTTAAAGGTATTAAATCTGCGGGACTGGTTATTATATGTTGCTTTATAATAGCCGTTTGTATCTATCATTTCTTGTTAGGGAATCCGTCCAATTTTATGAACAACGATCCTAATAATCATCCGTTGCCTGGTAATTTTCTAGGAACCATCTATAAAGGTGGTGTAATTGTGCCGGTTATTCAGACATTGTTGCTAACCGTGCTTGCACTGAGTATCGAACGGTATTTTGCTCTCCGTTCTGCATTTGGTAAAGGTTCATTGGTGAAGTTTGTGGCTAACATTAAGAATGCATTAGCTACCGGAAGCCTTCAGAAAGCGCAGGAAATCTGTGATAACCAAAGAGGTTCGGTTGCTAATGTAGTAACTGCGACACTAAGAAAGTATGACGAAATGGATAAAGATTCTTCTTTGTCCAAAGATCAGAAATTGGTTGCTATTCAGAAAGAACTTGAGGAAGCTACAGCTCTCGAACTTCCAATGATGGAACAGAACCTACCTATCATCGGTACGATTACAACTCTGGGAACGTTGATGGGATTGCTTGGTACGGTAATTGGTATGATCCGTTCATTTGCAGCTTTGGCTGCCGGTGGCTCTGCCGATTCTATGGCACTTTCACAAGGTATTTCTGAAGCTTTGATCAATACAGCTTTTGGTATTCTTACTGGTGCTTTGGCTGTAATTTCTTACAATTATTTCACGAATAAGATTGATAAGTTGACTTATAGCCTTGATGAAGTTGGCTTCTCTATTGTGCAGACATTTGCTGCAACTCATAAATAA